A stretch of Schistocerca nitens isolate TAMUIC-IGC-003100 chromosome 6, iqSchNite1.1, whole genome shotgun sequence DNA encodes these proteins:
- the LOC126263450 gene encoding trypsin alpha-4-like, whose amino-acid sequence MMRFAAVLFCLLAAGCAAPNSPRLWSRRQGRIIGGSETAIKEYPWQLSLLFGVSHRCGAFIISSIWALTAAHCIDGVSASLLTVRAGSSYRNSGGTVLDVAQAIKNRLYYSPAADYDIAVVQPSESFPLGYEVQPVGLPEAGYDSPRGLAVTVTGWGQTASGGIFPTVLIKADINIVDRSTCQDNFIGINTVTKRMVCAGDKGESVCNGDSGGPLVSGSTQVGIVSRGGPTCEDHGAVFTNVGELRSWITDTTGV is encoded by the exons ATGATGCGATTTGCAGCCGTTTTGTTTTGCCTGCTGGCTGCAGGTTGTGCGGCTCCGAATTCTCCCAGGCTGTGGTCCAGGAGACAGGGCCGTATAATCGGGGGTAGCGAAACCGCCATAAAGGAGTATCCCTGGCAGCTGTCTCTCCTATTTGGAGTGTCCCACAGGTGCGGAGCTTTCATTATTAGCTCCATCTGGGCGCTGACGGCTGCCCACTGCATCGACGGCGTCTCGGCATCACTGCTGACCGTGCGTGCTGGCTCCTCGTACAGAAACAGTGGCGGGACTGTGCTCGATGTTGCACAGGCTATCAAGAACAGACTGTACTATAGCCCAGCTGCCGACTATGACATTGCAGTGGTGCAG CCTAGTGAGTCATTCCCACTGGGCTATGAAGTGCAGCCCGTGGGCCTTCCAGAAGCTGGCTATGACTCTCCGAGAGGCCTCGCCGTTACTGTGACGGGTTGGGGTCAGACAGCCTCCGGTGGCATCTTCCCAACAGTGCTGATCAAGGCGGACATTAATATCGTCGACCGCTCTACTTGCCAGGATAACTTCATTGGTATCAACACAGTAACGAAGCGTATGGTGTGCGCTGGCGATAAGGGCGAGTCTGTCTGCAACGGAGACTCCGGAGGTCCACTCGTCAGTGGTTCCACACAGGTGGGCATCGTCTCCAGGGGAGGACCCACATGCGAGGACCATGGCGCCGTATTCACCAACGTTGGAGAACTCCGCTCTTGGATCACAGACACTACTGGAGTGTAA